The Enterobacteriaceae endosymbiont of Plateumaris sericea sequence TATTGCTGCATTTTGTCCTGTTATATTCATAATTTCTCTTAAAAGTATAATACGTTTTTCATGATCTTTATGATTTCCATGAGAAAAATTTAATCTCATAACATTCATTCCTAAATTTAATAATTTAGATAATATATCTTTAGATTCAGAACTAGGTCCAATAGTACATATTATTTTTGTTTTTTTCATATATTTTATAATTCCTATATTTTAAAATATTATAAATATTTTTTATTATAAATAAATTAATGTAATTTTTTAAAAATATTATTTATTAGTTAATTTTATTAATTTTTTTTTTATAGTATTTATAATAATTTCTATTCCTTGTAATCTAGATAAAGATAAATATTTATCTAAAGATAATTGTTTAAAACATGATTGAATATCAAAGTTAATAATTTTATTATAAGTTTTATTATTATAAAATATAAAAATAATAGCTAATAAACCTTGTACTATAGAAGAATCACTATATCCTTTAAATAATACATAATTATTACTAAAATCAATTTTTAATGTAATCCAAACTTGACTTTGACAACCATGAATTAAATTTTTCAAAGAATGATGTTTTGGTGATAAAATAGAAATTTTGTGTCCTAATTCAATTATATATAAATAACGTTCTTCCCAATTATTACAACGTTTAAAGTTAGCTTTTAATATATTTTGATTAGGTAATATATTTATAACCATAATTATTTATTTAATAAATTATTTATATAGATTAATTTACTAATAAATATATCTATTTCTTCAAAATTATTATATATAGAAAAAGATATTCTACACATAGATTTAACATTATAATATTTCATTATAGGAATAGCACAATGATGTCCAGTACGTATTGCAATACCATATTCATCAAGAAAACATCCTATATCATAAGGATGACAATTGTTTAAATTAAAAGAAATAATACCTACTCTATTTTCTAAAAAATAATTACCAAATAACTTGATATTTGGTATATTAGAAATTTTTTTTAAAGCATATAACATTAAATTTTTATTATGATTTATAATATCTTTGATATTAAAAGATGTAAACCATGATAATGCTGCACCTAAGCCTATAATTCCTGCAATATTAGGAGAACCTGCTTCAAATTTCCATGGTATTTTTTCCCAAATAGGAAAATTATTACAATCAATATTACTTATCATACCTCCTCCACCTTCCCAAGGTGGTATTAATTCTAATATATTTTTTTTCCCATAAAGAATACCAATTCCTGTAGGTCCAAAAATTTTATGTCCAGAAAAAACAAAAAAATCACATCCAATATCTTGTACATTAACTATTCTATTTGTAACTGCTTGAGCACCATCTATTAATGTTAAGATATTTTTACTTTTAGCTAATTTTACTATTTTATTTATTGGATTAATTGTACCTAATACATTAGAAATATAAGTAATAGATATTAATTTAGTTTTTTGATTTATTAAATTATCAATTTGTTTAAAATTTAATTCTCCATTTTTAGTTAATGGTATAATATAAATGTTAAAACCTATTTTTTTTGATATAATCTTCCATGGAATAATATTCGAATGATGTTCCATTTCGGAGATAATAATATTATCTCCTGGAAAAAGATTATTTACTCCCCAAGTATTTGCAATTAAATTTATTCCTTCTGTAGTACCTTTAGTAAAAATTATTTCTTCTGATTTTTTTGCATTAATAAAATTAGCTACTTGTTGACGTATTTTTTCCATAATATTAGTTGCTTCTATACTTAATGTATGCGTTCCTCTATGCACTGATGAATAATTTTTTTTATAAAAATTACTCAATTTAGAAATAACTGATATTGGTTTTTGTACAGTAGCAGCATTATCAAAGTAAATAAAGTTATGTTTATTAACTTTACGTGATAAAATAGGAAATTGTTTTCTAATTTTTATTAAATTTAAATTCATTAAAAATATTCTCTTTAGAGAAATAATTTGATAAATAATTACATATTTTTTTTTTAAAATCATCATCACAAAGATTTTGAATAAAGTCAACTACGAATGCAAAAAGAAGTATATTTTGTGATTTTTTAAAATCTATACCTCTTGTTCTTAAAAAAAATAATTGATTATTATCTATTTTACCAGAAAAAACACCATGTTTACATTTTACATCATTATTATAAATATCTAATTCTGGTTTAACATTCATTTCTGAAGATTTATTAAGTAATAATCCACTATAATTCATTTTACCATCTGTTTGTATAGCTAATGGATTAATCTTTAATAATCCTTTAAAATTTATAATAGAGTTATCAGAAACTATTGCTTTAAAAAGTTGATTACTATAACAATATTTTTTATTATGTTCTAAATAACTTTTAATATAAGAAATATTATTTCCTTTTAATAAAGATAAACTTTTATATTCTAGTTTAGAATTATTTCCATTAAATTGAAAATTATTATTTTGATATATAATTTTATTTGACATTAAAAAATCATATTTTTTAATATAACTGTTATTTTTAATAAAATACTCATTATTATTAAAATAATAATTTTTTTCATCTCCAGTAATTAATTTATAATGAGTTAAACTAACATTATTATCTACAATTAAAGTTGTATAAATATTACTAAAATAAGATTGATTTATATTAATATAATGTTCAAATATTGTAATAGATTGCCTTTTTTTAATATGTATATAATTTCTATAATTTGACATATAAAAAAAATTATTACTATTATTTCCTATATTAATATATATTAAATAAAGTGGTTTTATATTATTGATATTATTTAAGTTTATATCAATAAAAACAATTTCTTTAGATAAAGATTCTGATAAATGAGTAAAAATATTATGTTTAATAAAATTATTTTTATTTTTTAAATTATTAAATTTATTAATAGTTATTTTATACCAAATATTATTTATATCACTTATATTTTGATTTAATTTTCCATTAATAAAATATAAAAAAATACCATCTAATTTAAAAATAATATTTGTTAAATCTTTTTTAAATAATGGTTTAGTTAAAGGAATTTTAAATAATTGATTATTTATAATATTATAATATGTATTTTTTTTTATATATTGTTGATTATTTAATAATTTTTTTAATTTTAACCAATGATTTTCTGATTGTTCTGAAAAATATTTTTTTTTATGTAATTGATATATATTATTTAATTGTTTTAATAAATTATTATTTATTAAGCCAGCCATAACCTTGATCCTCTAATTGTTTTACTAGCATAAAGTCACTAGATTTAACAATTTTGTTATTATAAAGTATATGTACATAATCTGGTTTAACATAATCTAGAATACGACGATAATGTGTAATAATAATAAATGACCTATTCTTAGATCTCATAATATTTATTATATTTGAAACTTTTTTTAATGCATCAATATCTAATCCTGAATCAATTTCATCTAAAATACATAATTTTGGTTTTAAAATTAACATTTGTAATATATCATTAATTTTTTTTTCTCCTCCAGAAAAACCAACATTTACAAATCGTTGAAGAAAATCTTCTTTTATACCTAATATTTTTATGTTTTTTTGAATTAAATCTTGAAAATCAAATCTATCTAATACAGATAACCCATTATATTTTCTTATTTCATTTAATGATGTATATAAAAATAAATTATTAGTAACACCAGGTATTTCAGGAGGATATTGAAACGAAGCAAAAATACCTTCTCTTGCTCTTATTTCAGGAGCCATATTTAATAAATTTTTTTTTTTAAAATATATATTTCCTTTAGAAATAATATACTCTTTTTTTCCTACTAAAATAAATGATAAAGTACTTTTACCTGAACCATTAGGACCCATTATAGCATGAATTTCTCCAGAATTAATTGTTAAATTAAATTTATCTAATATTACTTTATTATTTATATGAACATGTAAATCTTTTATTTTTAACATAATTTTATATAAATTATATTGATTAAAATTTTAACCAATACTTTTTTCCAAGTTAACTGATAATAATTTTTGTGCTTCTATAGCAAATTCTAAAGGAAATTTAATAAAAATATCTTTACAAAATCCATTAATAATAATAGAAACAGCATTTTCTATGCTAATACCCCTTTGTAGACAAAAAAATATTTGATCTTCTCCTATTTTAGAAGTTGTAGCTTCATGTTCAACTTGTGAAGTATGATTAGCAATATTTAAATTAGGATATGTATGAGTACTACATTTTGAACCAATTAAAATTGAATCACATTGAGTAAAATTACGAGAATAATCTGATTTTTTATTAATTTTTACTAAACTTCTATAAGTATTTTTACTATTTTCAGTAGAAATACTTTTAGATATAATTGTTGATTTTGTATGTTTACCTATATGAATCATTTTTGTTCCAGTATCAGCTTGTTGATAACCATTTGTTAATGAAATTGAAAAAAATTCACCAATAGAATAATCTCCTTGTAAAATCACACTAGGATATTTCCATGTAATAGCAGATCCTGTTTCTGATTGAGTCCATGACATTTTACTATATTTTCCTTTACATATTGCTCTTTTAGTAACAAAATTTAAGATACCTCCTGAATGCTTATTTCCTGAAAACCAATTTTGTACTGTAGAATATTTTACTTTAGCATTTTTTAATAATATTACTTCTACAACAGCAGCATGTAATTGATAATTATGTCTTATAGGAGCAGAACATCCTTCTATATAATTTACACTGCTATTTTCATCTGCAATTAAAATTGTACGTTCAAATTGTCCAATATTCTTTTCATTTATACGAAAATAAGTTGATAATTCTATAGGACAATGTACATTTTTTGGTATATATATAAATGTTCCATCGGAAGCTACAGCTGCGTTTAAAGATGCAAAAAAATTATCATTTGCAGGAACAACAGAACCTAAATATTTTTTAACTAAATCGGGATAATTTTGTATAGCATCATTTAAAGAACAAAAAATTATTCCTTTTTTTAATAATTTATCTTTATGAGTTGTAATAACAGATACAGAATCGAAAATAGCATCAATTGCTATATTTTTATTATTAATAGGAATATTTAATTTATTAAAAGTATCTGATACAGCATTTGTAAAATATTTATTTTTATTAAAATTAAAAGTAGTATTTAATTTATCATGATTAATATCAGATAAAGGTGCGGAATAATAAATATAATTTTGATAATTTAATTTATCAAAATGTCCATTTAACCAATGTGGTTCTTTATTATTTATCCAAAAATAATATCCTTTTAATCTAAAATCTAACATCCATTTAGGTTCATTACGTATTTGAGATATCTTTTTTATTATGTTTTCATTTATTCCTGGAGTAAATTGTTCATTTTTTAAATTTGTAGAAAATCCTTCTTTATAAATAGTTTTTTTTTTATTAAAATATCTAATTTTATTTTTTATATTATTTTTCATAGTAAATTTTTTTATTTAATATTAAAACTTTCTCCACAACCACAAGATTTAATTATATTATTATTATAATACTTAAAATATTCTTTAAAATTTTCTTTAATAAAATCTATAATTGTTCCATCTATAAAAACAATATCTGTTCTTTTTATATATATAATAATGTTATTATTTTGAAAAATTAAATCATCGTTAAAAAAATTTTGTACTAATTCAATTTTATATTTAAAACCAAAGCAACCTGTTTGTTTTAAAATTAATCTAATACTATTTACTGTAAAATTAATTTTTATTATTTTATTAATTTGTAATAATGCATTATTAGTTAAAAAAATTCCTTTCCAAACATATTTTTTACAAGAAAAATGGATTAATTTTTTTTTAAATATCATAATTATGATCCAATAAATAATAAATTTTATCTTATTATATCAATTAATATATATAAAATATAATATAAATAAGAATACTTAGTTATTATCTAAATAATATTTTTTATTATGAATAGTTTATTAATGTTTTCATTTTTTAAAAAATTAACTTATTATATTTTAATTATTTATTTGAATATTTACTATATTAATAGTAACTCTTTATTAAAATAATTAGATTATATAAATAATAATTTATATAAAAATTTTATTTTTATTTTTTTATTATAAAAAATAAAATATTTTTTAAAATAAATAAGTTATTTCATTGAATTTTTATTTTTTAATTATTATTTAATAATAATAATATTTTATTAATTAAATTTAATAATTTATTATTAATATTTTAGTAAAAAATTATTTATCTGAAAAAATATTTTAAAAAAATTATGTTATATTGTAATAAATTTAATTATATGTAATATAATTATGTTAAAAAATATTTTATTAAACTAATAAATATAATATTTCTAATATTATAGATTAATAAAATTAATAAAAAATTATTTTTGTATTTTATGTAATGAAAATTCTTGTGAACGAAAACCTAATAAAAATAATACTAATAGATATAATATTAAAACTAATATACAAACAATAAATAAAAATGCCATACGAAATCTTAAATCAGATATAATTAACCATTCTAGAGAAACTAAGTTAGATAAATATGATAACATCATTCCTAAAATTATAGTAACGATTGTTAATCTTATAATAAAACTGCACCACCCAGGCTCCGGAATATAAATTTCACTTCGTACTAATTTATAAAGTAATATAACAAAATTTAAGAATGCAGCTAAACATATTGCTATAGCAAAACCAATATGATTTAAGAAAAAAATAAATAAAGGACTCATAAATTGAGTAAAAATTAAAACTAATATTGCAACAACTACAGGAGTTCTAACATTTTGTCTTGCATAATATCCTAAAGCTAAAACTTTAGATGTTATTATAAATAATAAACCCACAGAATAAATAATAAGATTTTTTTGACACATTAAAACATCAAAGTAATTAAAAGCTCCATATTTAAATAAACAAATTAATAATATTTTAGAAAACATACCTAACATTAAAGAACTTGGTATTATTAAAATAAAACATAAACGTAAACCTAAATCTATTAATTTATTAAAATCTTTTTCATTATTCATAGTAAATGCATCAGTTAATGCTGGTAATAATACTATACTTAATGCAACAGCAAACATACCAATAGGTAATTCCATTAAACGATCAGCATAATAAATCCAAGTAACAGAACCTGTAATTAAAAAAGAAGCAAAAACAGAATTAATTAATAAAGATATTTGAGTTGCAGATACACCAATAATAGCTATACCCATTTTTTTAAAGACTTTTATTATACCATTTATGTTATTATAAATAACAAATTTACAACGTGGTAATACAAACATATCTATTCTTTTTAAATAAATTAATTGATAAATAAGTTGTATACAACCTCCGATTATGACAGACCATGCTAATATTAATACTGGAGGATTAAAATAAGATGGAAAAAACATAATAATAATTATCATACATATATTTAATAATATAGGCGTTAATGCAGGAACTAAAAAATTTTTCCATATGTTTAAAACAGAACTTGCCAATGAAGATAAAGAAACTAATAAAATATAAGGAAAAGTTATTTTTAACATTTTAGATGTTAATACTAATTTATAATTAGTAGTAACAAAACCAGGTGCTATTATAGAAATAATTAAAGAAGAAAATATTATACCGGATAAAACAACAATTGTTAATAATATTGTTAATATACCTAATACAGCAGAAACAAATTCTTTAGTTTCAATTATACTTTTTTTATTTTTATATTCAGCTAATACAGGAGTAAAAGCTTGAGAAAAAGCTCCTTCTGCAAAAATACGACGTAATAAATTTGGTAATTTAAATGCTATAAAAAAAGAATCACTATAAACACCTGCTCCAAAAATTTTTGCTATAAAACTATCTCTAATAAATCCTAACAATCTAGATAATAATGTTATAATACTAACCATTGTTAATGATTTTAACAAATTCATATTTTTCCTTAAACAAAAATAATTTGTTATATAAATAAATTATTTTAATAAAAATTTCAATATATTATATAAACAAAAATTTTATATATTTATTATAACATTTTTATAAAAAAATTAGTTATATAAACATTTTAGTTTATTTATTTATAATATATAAATTTAATTTTGACTTTTACAAAAGTTATATCTTTATGTTAGGTTATATAACCTAATAAATGATAAAAATCATTTATCCTTAATAAGGAATTATTATATGAATTTAAAAGAAATATCAAGAGCAAAATTACCAACTATATGGGGAGAGTTTATTATAATAGGATTTGAAGAAATCTCTACTGGAAATAGTCATATTGCTTTAATTTATGGAATGAAAAAGATTTATAAAACACCAATTATTTTAACAAGAATTCATTCTGAATGTTTAACTGGAGATTCTTTATTTAGTTTACGTTGTGATTGTGGTTTTCAATTAAAATCTTCTTTAATACAAATTTCTAAAGCAAATTGTGGAATATTAATTTATCATAGACAAGAAGGTAGAAATATAGGTTTATTAAATAAAATTAAAGCTTATAATTATCAAGATAAAGGATTAGATACTGTAGAAGCAAATCATAAATTAGGTTTTGCTGCAGATGAAAGAGATTATACTTCATGTGCAAATATATTAAAAACATTAGGTATTTTAAAAATAAAATTATTAACTAATAATCCTAATAAAATTAATATTTTAAGAAAAATTGGCATTAATGTGGTTAGTCGTATTCCATTAATTGTAGGATATAATTCAAAAAATAATAAATATTTAAATACTAAAGCTATAAAAATGGGTCATATATTTAAATAAATTTTTAAATTTTATTTTTTTTTATAATAATTTTGAAATATTTTAATAAATCATTTAGAATAGTTTTTTGTTCTTCACAATTTTTATATTTATTTAATAAAATTTCTATTTGATTAATATAGTTTAAAATATAATTTTTATTAAAAATATTTTTAATATATAAATTCCATTTATTTTTTTCTAAATCATTTAAAATTTCTGGAAAATTTCTAGCTCTATATCTGAATAATAATTCATTAGCTCTATAGTCATTAAAAATAAATTGTTTTAATTTATTAATAGGTGTTTTATGAAGTTTTTTAAAATTTTGTAAATCTGAATATCCAAAAAAATTTTTATATAATTGAGTATCTACATTGTTAATATCATAATTCATATTATTATTATAAAATTTAATTAAACAAGAAAAAATAATATTTTTAATTTTTAAAAAATATTTTTTAAAATTTAAAAAATTTTTTTGATAATAAATTAAATTAAAATTTAAACGTTTAATATCATTAGATTTTAATATATTTATTGGTAATAATAGAGGAGAATTATTTATATTTATAAATTTTATATAAATTAAAAAATTATTATTTAAAATATTTTTTTGCCAATTTAAATTAATAAATCTATTTATATCATTGATTAAATCAAAAGTAATTAATATATTTTTATTTTTAAAAGACCAAAATAAGGGAACAATACATCCTATATTATTATTTGAATTTTTATATACACTACTAATATAAATTAAAGGTTTTATATTAGATAAATGAATTATTTTTAATATTTCTTTTTTTTGTCTATTTTTAAAAAAATAATTAAAAAGAGATAATTGTTTTTTTTTAATTAATTTAGCAATAGCTATGGTAGCATACACATCAGATAATGCATCATGTGATTTATAATATAACTTTATATTATTAATATTAGCAATTTTTTCAAGATTAAAAACAGGAATATTATTTATTTTAGGCCAATTAAGACCATCTGGTCTTAAAACACAACATGCTCTTACTAAATTTAATATATCCCATCTACTATTATTATTTTTCCAATACCAATTATATGGGTCATAAAAATTTCTATAAAATAAATTACGACTAAATTCATCATCAAATGCAATATTATTATATCCTACAATACAAGTATTATATTTAGAAAATATTTTATTAATTTTTTTTGCTAAATTACATTCAAGAATTCCTTTAGTATTAACAATTTGAGGACTTATATTATGAATAATAATAGATTCTGGATTAGGAAAATAATCTATTGGTATTTTACAATATAATATAATAGGTTTTTCTATAATATCAAAATTTATGTTAGTGCGTACACAAGCAAATTGTGCTATCCTATCTATAGAAGGATTTAAACCAAAAGTTTCATAATCATAAAATAAAAAATTTGATTTATTTTTTATAATTTTATTATTTATTAACATAATAAATAATATTATTATAATTTTAATATTTTAACAATATATTTTATAATATATTAAAATTTCAAATTAAATGTTTAATACGGTGAGATGGCCGAGTGGTTGAAGGCGTACGCCTGGAAAGCGTATATATGGAAACGTATCAGGGGTTCGAATCCCCTTCTCACCTTGAATATATAATAAAATTATTAAAATATTTATAAATAACTTTATAATTGTTTATTTATAATGATTATTATATAATTTTAAAATGTTTGATATAGATATCACTAAAATCATTAACCAATACGGTTATTTAATAATACTTATAGGATCTCTTTTAGAAGGAGAGACATGTATTGTTATTGGAGGTATTGCAGCACATAAAAAATTATTAATTTATCATTGGGTTATAATAATTTCTACGTTAGGTGCAATTATAGGAGATCAATTTTTATTTTATATTGGTAAAAAATATAGTAATAAATTATTATTTTTTTTTAAAAAAAATAATTTTAAATTATATAAATATCAAAATTTAATTACAAATTATCCATATATATTTATTATTATGGTTAGATTTATGTATGGTTTCAGATTAATTGGACCAATCATTATTGGTATAACAAAAATAAAAACATTTAAATTTTTGATATTTAATATTATAGGAGCCATAATATGGTCTATAATTTTTGTTAGTTTAGGATTTATATTTGGTGATATTATCACTTCTTGGATCAAAGATATTAATAAAATAACAAAATATATACTATATATTTTAAGTATCATATTATTAATAAAAATAATATATACGTTTTTAAAAAAATAAATATTATTGATCAATAATATTTATTTTATTAAAATAGACATTTTTATAATTTTTATTATTGGTTCAGGATATACTCCTAATAAGAAAGTAATTATTGTTAATAATAATATTAAATATTTACTAATAAATATTTTTTTTGTATTTAAGTTATTTGAAAAAATTAATAAAGATAATTTATTATTATATGGAGGTAAGTATAAATTAATTATAACACGTAAATAATAATATAAACCAGCTGCACTACCTAATATTACTATAAATACTAAATACCATAATTTCATCTTAATAATTAATAGTATTAAATAAAATTTAGAAATAAAACCTAAAGTAATTGGAATTCCAGCTAGAGATAAAAACATAACTGTCATAATAAATGATAAAACAGGTTCATACCAAAATAATCCTCTATAATATTCAAGATTATCAATATTTTTTTTATATTGTTGTTGTATGTTTAAATGAGACATTATACTAATAACAGTAAATATACCTATATTATTTAATATATAACTAATAATATATATTCCCATTGTTTCTAATGAAAATAATATATTATTTGGTATAATTATATTATATATTAATATTATTAATATATAACCTAAATGAGCTATAGAAGAATATCCTAATAAACGTTTAATGTTATTTTGTGATATAGCTAAAAAATTTCCAAATATAATAGAAGTTATTGATATAAAAATTAATAAATTAGATAAAATCAGTCTATTTGAAGATATATTAGTAAAATGAACTAATAATCTTACTAGTGATGTAAAAATAGAAATTTTACTAAATGTGGATAAAAACATTGTTACTGCAGTAGGTGATCCTTGATAAATATCTGGGGTCCATAAATGAAAAGGTACTAATGATAATTTAAATCCTATACTAACTAAAATTAACACTAAACCAATAATACTTATATTATTTACAATTGAATTAAATAAATATTGTTTACTTATATATGTAAAATTTAAACTTCCATAATCAATATAAATTAATGAAATACCTAATATAAAAAAAGAAGTTGCTATACTAGAAAGTATAGTATATTTAATACTAGCTTCTAATGA is a genomic window containing:
- a CDS encoding SufE family protein, with protein sequence MVINILPNQNILKANFKRCNNWEERYLYIIELGHKISILSPKHHSLKNLIHGCQSQVWITLKIDFSNNYVLFKGYSDSSIVQGLLAIIFIFYNNKTYNKIINFDIQSCFKQLSLDKYLSLSRLQGIEIIINTIKKKLIKLTNK
- a CDS encoding SufS family cysteine desulfurase, translating into MNLNLIKIRKQFPILSRKVNKHNFIYFDNAATVQKPISVISKLSNFYKKNYSSVHRGTHTLSIEATNIMEKIRQQVANFINAKKSEEIIFTKGTTEGINLIANTWGVNNLFPGDNIIISEMEHHSNIIPWKIISKKIGFNIYIIPLTKNGELNFKQIDNLINQKTKLISITYISNVLGTINPINKIVKLAKSKNILTLIDGAQAVTNRIVNVQDIGCDFFVFSGHKIFGPTGIGILYGKKNILELIPPWEGGGGMISNIDCNNFPIWEKIPWKFEAGSPNIAGIIGLGAALSWFTSFNIKDIINHNKNLMLYALKKISNIPNIKLFGNYFLENRVGIISFNLNNCHPYDIGCFLDEYGIAIRTGHHCAIPIMKYYNVKSMCRISFSIYNNFEEIDIFISKLIYINNLLNK
- a CDS encoding SufD family Fe-S cluster assembly protein, which produces MAGLINNNLLKQLNNIYQLHKKKYFSEQSENHWLKLKKLLNNQQYIKKNTYYNIINNQLFKIPLTKPLFKKDLTNIIFKLDGIFLYFINGKLNQNISDINNIWYKITINKFNNLKNKNNFIKHNIFTHLSESLSKEIVFIDINLNNINNIKPLYLIYINIGNNSNNFFYMSNYRNYIHIKKRQSITIFEHYININQSYFSNIYTTLIVDNNVSLTHYKLITGDEKNYYFNNNEYFIKNNSYIKKYDFLMSNKIIYQNNNFQFNGNNSKLEYKSLSLLKGNNISYIKSYLEHNKKYCYSNQLFKAIVSDNSIINFKGLLKINPLAIQTDGKMNYSGLLLNKSSEMNVKPELDIYNNDVKCKHGVFSGKIDNNQLFFLRTRGIDFKKSQNILLFAFVVDFIQNLCDDDFKKKICNYLSNYFSKENIFNEFKFNKN
- the sufC gene encoding Fe-S cluster assembly ATPase SufC gives rise to the protein MLKIKDLHVHINNKVILDKFNLTINSGEIHAIMGPNGSGKSTLSFILVGKKEYIISKGNIYFKKKNLLNMAPEIRAREGIFASFQYPPEIPGVTNNLFLYTSLNEIRKYNGLSVLDRFDFQDLIQKNIKILGIKEDFLQRFVNVGFSGGEKKINDILQMLILKPKLCILDEIDSGLDIDALKKVSNIINIMRSKNRSFIIITHYRRILDYVKPDYVHILYNNKIVKSSDFMLVKQLEDQGYGWLNK
- the sufB gene encoding Fe-S cluster assembly protein SufB, with the protein product MKNNIKNKIRYFNKKKTIYKEGFSTNLKNEQFTPGINENIIKKISQIRNEPKWMLDFRLKGYYFWINNKEPHWLNGHFDKLNYQNYIYYSAPLSDINHDKLNTTFNFNKNKYFTNAVSDTFNKLNIPINNKNIAIDAIFDSVSVITTHKDKLLKKGIIFCSLNDAIQNYPDLVKKYLGSVVPANDNFFASLNAAVASDGTFIYIPKNVHCPIELSTYFRINEKNIGQFERTILIADENSSVNYIEGCSAPIRHNYQLHAAVVEVILLKNAKVKYSTVQNWFSGNKHSGGILNFVTKRAICKGKYSKMSWTQSETGSAITWKYPSVILQGDYSIGEFFSISLTNGYQQADTGTKMIHIGKHTKSTIISKSISTENSKNTYRSLVKINKKSDYSRNFTQCDSILIGSKCSTHTYPNLNIANHTSQVEHEATTSKIGEDQIFFCLQRGISIENAVSIIINGFCKDIFIKFPLEFAIEAQKLLSVNLEKSIG
- a CDS encoding iron-sulfur cluster assembly accessory protein, whose translation is MIFKKKLIHFSCKKYVWKGIFLTNNALLQINKIIKINFTVNSIRLILKQTGCFGFKYKIELVQNFFNDDLIFQNNNIIIYIKRTDIVFIDGTIIDFIKENFKEYFKYYNNNIIKSCGCGESFNIK
- the murJ gene encoding murein biosynthesis integral membrane protein MurJ, translated to MNLLKSLTMVSIITLLSRLLGFIRDSFIAKIFGAGVYSDSFFIAFKLPNLLRRIFAEGAFSQAFTPVLAEYKNKKSIIETKEFVSAVLGILTILLTIVVLSGIIFSSLIISIIAPGFVTTNYKLVLTSKMLKITFPYILLVSLSSLASSVLNIWKNFLVPALTPILLNICMIIIIMFFPSYFNPPVLILAWSVIIGGCIQLIYQLIYLKRIDMFVLPRCKFVIYNNINGIIKVFKKMGIAIIGVSATQISLLINSVFASFLITGSVTWIYYADRLMELPIGMFAVALSIVLLPALTDAFTMNNEKDFNKLIDLGLRLCFILIIPSSLMLGMFSKILLICLFKYGAFNYFDVLMCQKNLIIYSVGLLFIITSKVLALGYYARQNVRTPVVVAILVLIFTQFMSPLFIFFLNHIGFAIAICLAAFLNFVILLYKLVRSEIYIPEPGWCSFIIRLTIVTIILGMMLSYLSNLVSLEWLIISDLRFRMAFLFIVCILVLILYLLVLFLLGFRSQEFSLHKIQK
- the ribA gene encoding GTP cyclohydrolase II; its protein translation is MNLKEISRAKLPTIWGEFIIIGFEEISTGNSHIALIYGMKKIYKTPIILTRIHSECLTGDSLFSLRCDCGFQLKSSLIQISKANCGILIYHRQEGRNIGLLNKIKAYNYQDKGLDTVEANHKLGFAADERDYTSCANILKTLGILKIKLLTNNPNKINILRKIGINVVSRIPLIVGYNSKNNKYLNTKAIKMGHIFK
- the sbcB gene encoding exodeoxyribonuclease I, producing the protein MLINNKIIKNKSNFLFYDYETFGLNPSIDRIAQFACVRTNINFDIIEKPIILYCKIPIDYFPNPESIIIHNISPQIVNTKGILECNLAKKINKIFSKYNTCIVGYNNIAFDDEFSRNLFYRNFYDPYNWYWKNNNSRWDILNLVRACCVLRPDGLNWPKINNIPVFNLEKIANINNIKLYYKSHDALSDVYATIAIAKLIKKKQLSLFNYFFKNRQKKEILKIIHLSNIKPLIYISSVYKNSNNNIGCIVPLFWSFKNKNILITFDLINDINRFINLNWQKNILNNNFLIYIKFININNSPLLLPINILKSNDIKRLNFNLIYYQKNFLNFKKYFLKIKNIIFSCLIKFYNNNMNYDINNVDTQLYKNFFGYSDLQNFKKLHKTPINKLKQFIFNDYRANELLFRYRARNFPEILNDLEKNKWNLYIKNIFNKNYILNYINQIEILLNKYKNCEEQKTILNDLLKYFKIIIKKNKI
- a CDS encoding DedA family protein is translated as MFDIDITKIINQYGYLIILIGSLLEGETCIVIGGIAAHKKLLIYHWVIIISTLGAIIGDQFLFYIGKKYSNKLLFFFKKNNFKLYKYQNLITNYPYIFIIMVRFMYGFRLIGPIIIGITKIKTFKFLIFNIIGAIIWSIIFVSLGFIFGDIITSWIKDINKITKYILYILSIILLIKIIYTFLKK